The following are encoded together in the Oncorhynchus kisutch isolate 150728-3 linkage group LG8, Okis_V2, whole genome shotgun sequence genome:
- the LOC109894919 gene encoding histone-lysine N-methyltransferase NSD3 isoform X1, translating to MDFSFSFMQGIMGNTIQQPPQLIDSANIRQEGAYDTGSDEGGGPSYDTALEAEFSYPPSASEDMPPVSNGYPPGLGLYEPQAKFSMYPQFPNGSANGYGAIRGYGEHCLMPGEGTVLRAPVLQERPCSPLSPPPPSHHPHPHLHLHHPHYHHPHHYHPQPHPHPYPHSPLPLPSQHHLPPPPHLMSHVLPPPPPLLLPSTSPPPSLLDSTSSSHPPHTPPAPSSGILKKTSSPEIKLKIIKTYQNGRELFESALCGDLLQESQASEDSQTHSRHEMKMDNRKNTARLLEQEEGQEQDQEQEQGETIGQARDIQTQPQPQTQTHTQTPTQPRELPVGQTEKPQKTPIKAEPKSPKVQKQYPTVITGTGCYKNHEVGDLVWAKVGTYPWWPCMVSCDPQMNVHTRINTRGHREYHVQFFGSVAERAWVHEKRVVMYQGEHQFDELQAETLRKTTKTAERHKLMKPFPQRERAQWEVGVGHAEDAFLMTQQERIDNYTFIYVDPDPNAPPPTKKTPVRAASRTQSSSSSTSKKEEGAVTSPDRAEPARRQPRRQCSVPNADNPADLKIPEGEKDQSGDPGQPTPPARKTQSEEGGTQESCAPVRAWKTAAARKLLPLSITMKKLNVKITKCDQMWPLLQRKSLPSPQREREVEREEGEGRQADLGSFSPEQGCRVKPEPSPEEEGDEGEERKEKEEKRSDQEAAQHTSSPGSQHNTPPGSQERKQQRRSVRSRSESEKGCEAVPKKKTKKEQAEMAPETTLRTGSQKGASEISDACKPLKKRSRASTDVEMASSQYRDTSDSDSRGLNDPQSLFGKSLDSPAAVDADASDSQSVDSSLSRQGSSTAKRDTVCQICEVYGEGLVSCEGDCCRLFHLECLGLTFLPEGTFTCLECRNGSHSCFSCKTGGGVVLCCSVVGCGRYYHDDCVHKLPGTVGGGTGGGFHCPQHTCTTCCLERDLHQAAKGHMMRCLRCPVAYHTGDSCVAAGSVVLTHHIMICSSHGITKRNGLLSSPVNVTWCFLCARGLLVQDLTDIILSSYAYKSHYLLTESNRAELKLPMIPSSWTATKKNIGKGEKLLCCALCPASFHPECLEMEMPEGAWSCRECRAGKKPHYKQIVWVKLGNYRWWPAEICNPRLVPPNIQTLRHDIGEFPVFFFGSHDYYWINQGRVFPYVENDKTPVTGQININKTFKKALEEAARRFQELKAQRESREALEQERNSRKPSPYKFIKSNKPVGKVQVHIADLSEIPRCNCKPTDQHPCSLDSQCLNRMLQYECHSQVCPAGDSCENQCFSKRLYSETEVIKTEGCGWGLKTNQALRKGDFVTEYVGEVIDSEECQQRIKRAHENHVTDFYMLTLTKDRVIDAGPKGNSSRFINHSCSPNCETQKWTVNGDIRIGLFTLCDMEAGTELTFNYNLDLMGNRRSSCHCGAENCSGFLGVRPTSAVVEEKARNAKLKPKKRKLRPEGKHTHEYICFCCGEGGELVMCDKKDCPKAYHLLCLNLTKPPYGRWECPWHDCSVCGVLASSLCDFCPRSFCRDHEGGALSPSTLEGRPCCSNHNPLSPLGPNTNPAHTHTHPPGTVNVKEEPQDPEEHSQ from the exons ATGGATTTCTCCTTTTCTTTCATGCAAGGGATCATGGGAAATACAATTCAGCAACCCCCTCAGCTCATTGACTCAGCCAACATCCGTCAGGAGGGCGCCTACGACACCGGTAGCGATGAGGGCGGAGGCCCCTCCTACGACACTGCCCTGGAAGCAGAGTTCTCCTACCCGCCCTCGGCCTCCGAGGACATGCCCCCAGTCTCCAACGGTTACCCTCCTGGGTTGGGGCTGTACGAGCCCCAGGCCAAGTTCTCCATGTACCCCCAGTTTCCCAATGGCTCGGCCAACGGCTATGGGGCCATCCGGGGCTACGGAGAGCACTGCCTCATGCCTGGGGAGGGAACGGTCCTGAGGGCCCCTGTCCTCCAAGAGAGACCCTGCTCCCCgctgtctcctcctccaccttcacaccacccacacccccacctccacctccatcacCCTCATTACCACCATCCTCATCACTACCACCCTCAACCTCACCCACATCCCTACCCTCACAGCCCTCTGCCCTTGCCCTCCCAACACCACCTCCCCCCACCACCTCACCTCATGTCCCAcgttctcccccctcctcccccattaCTCTTGCCCTCCACCAGCCCTCCCCCCTCCCTGCTGGACAGCACCTCCTCCTCACACCCCCCTCACACCCCCCCTGCTCCCTCCAGCGGGATCCTGAAGAAGACCAGCTCTCCAGAGATCAAACTGAAGATCATAAAGACGTACCAGAACGGGAGAGAGCTGTTTGAGTCTGCTCTGTGTGGAGACCTGCTGCAGGAGTCCCAGGCCAGCGAGGACTCCCAGACCCACAGCAGGCACGAGATGAAGATGGATAATAGGAAAAATACAGCCAGGCTGCTGGAGCAAGAAGAAGGGCAGGAGCAAGaccaggagcaggaacagggggAAACTATAGGGCAGGCCAGGGACATCCAGACCCAGCCACagccccagacccagacccacaCCCAGACCCCCACCCAGCCACGGGAGCTGCCTGTGGGGCAGACTGAGAAGCCACAGAAGACCCCCATCAAAGCAGAGCCCAAGTCACCTAAG gtccagaaGCAGTACCCTACAGTGATAACAGGTACAGGTTGCTATAAGAACCACGAGGTGGGGGACCTGGTGTGGGCCAAAGTGGGTACCTACCCCTGGTGGCCATGCATGGTCTCCTGTGACCCCCAGATGAACGTCCACACACGCATCAACACCCGag GTCACAGAGAGTACCATGTGCAGTTCTTTGGCAGTGTGGCAGAACGGGCCTGGGTCCATGAGAAGAGAGTGGTCATGTACCAGGGAGAACACCAGTTTGATGAGCTGCAGGCTGAGACTCTACGCAAGACCAccaagacagcagagagacacaaG ctgatGAAGCCCTTCCCCCAGAGAGAGCGTGCTCAGTGGGAGGTGGGCGTCGGCCATGCAGAGGACGCCTTCCTGATGACGCAGCAGGAACGCATCGACAACTATACCTTCATCTATGTCGACCCAGACCCCAACGCCCCCCCGCCCACCAAGAAGACCCCTGTCAGGGCTGCCAGCCGCACCCAAAGCTCCTCCAGCTCAACCAGTAAGAAAGAAGAAGGAGCAGTGACATCACCAGACCGGGCAGAGCCAGCCAGAAGACAGCCTCGTAGGCAGTGTAGTGTTCCTAATGCAGACAACCCAGCCGACCTCAAAATCCCGGAGGGGGAAAAGGACCAGAGCGGGGACCCTGGACAGCCCACCCCCCCAGCCCGGAAGACCCAGTCTGAAGAAGGGGGAACCCAGGAGTCCTGTGCTCCGGTACGAGCCTGGAAGACAGCCGCTGCCAGGAAGCTGCTGCCTCTCTCCATCACAATGAAGAAACTGAATGTAAAGATCACCAAGTGTGACCAAATGTGGCCTCTGCTACAGAGGAAGTCCCTGCCCTcaccacagagggagagagaggtggagagggaggagggagagggccgGCAGGCCGACCTGGGATCTTTTTCACCAGAG caGGGCTGTAGAGTTAAGCCAGAACCCAGTCCAGAGGAAGAGggtgatgagggagaggagagaaaggagaaggaggagaagagaagtgaCCAGGAAGCAGCACAGCACACCTCCTCTCCTGGGTCTCAGCACAACACCCCACCAG GTTCTCAGGAGCGTAAGCAGCAGCGCAGGTCAGTGAGGAGCAGATCTGAGTCAGAGAAAGGCTGTGAGGCCGTTCCCAAGAAGAAGACCAAAAAGGAACAG GCTGAGATGGCTCCTGAGACCACTCTGAGAACAGGCTCACAGAAAG gaGCCAGTGAGATCTCGGATGCCTGTAAGCCTCTGAAGAAACGCAGCAGAGCCTCCACAGATGTAGAGATGGCCTCCTCTCAGTACAGAGACACATCCGACTCTGACTCTAGAGGCCTCAACGACCCCCag AGTCTGTTTGGGAAGAGTTTGGACAGCCCAGCAGCAGTAGATGCCGACGCGTCTGACAGCCAGTCAGTGGACTCCAGTCTGTCCAGACAAGGAAGTAGCACAGCCAAGAGAGACACTGTCTGCCAG ATCTGTGAAGTGTATGGAGAGGGTCTGGTGTCGTGTGAAGGGGACTGCTGTCGGCTATTCCATCTGGAGTGCCTGGGCCTCACCTTCCTACCTGAGGGCACATTTACCTGTCTGGAATGTAGAAACG gCTCTCACTCGTGTTTCAGCTGTAAGACggggggaggggtggtgttgtgCTGCTCTGTGGTTGGCTGCGGGCGATATTACCATGATGACTGCGTGCACAAACTCCCTGGTACTGTGGGGGGTGGTACGGGCGGGGGGTTCCACTGCCCCCAACATACCTGCACCACCTGCTGCCTGGAGAGAGACCTGCACCAAGCTGCCAAAG GACATATGATGCGTTGTCTGCGCTGCCCGGTGGCGTACCACACAGGGGACAGCTGCGTTGCAGCGGGCAGTGTGGTCCTCACCCACCACATCATGATCTGCAGCAGCCATGGCATCACCAAGAGGAAcggcctcctctcctcacccgtCAACGTGACCTGGTGCTTCCTCTGTGCCCGAG GACTGTTAGTGCAGGACCTTACTGACATCATATTAAGTTCATATGCCTATAAGTCCCACTACCTTCTGACTGAGTCAAATCGTGCTGAGTTGAAATTACCTATGATTCCCTCTTCTTGGACAGCTACCAAAAAGAATATTGGGAAAG GAGAGAAGCTGCTGTGCTGTGCATTGTGCCCGGCGTCGTTCCACCCAGAGTGTTTGGAGATGGAGATGCCAGAGGGGGCGTGGTCCTGCAGGGAGTGTAGGGCAGGAAAGAAACCCCACTACAAACAGATCGTCTGGGTCAAACTGGGAAACTACAG GTGGTGGCCAGCGGAGATCTGTAACCCTCGCCTGGTGCCTCCCAACATCCAGACGCTCCGTCACGACATCGGAGAATTCCCCGTCTTCTTCTTTGGTTCCCATGACTACTACTGGATCAACCAGGGCCGTGTGTTCCCCTACGTGGAGAATGACAAAACCCCTGTCACTGGCCAAATCAACATCAACAAGACCTTCAAGAAAG CTCTGGAGGAGGCTGCTCGGAGGTTCCAGGAGCTCAAGGCtcagagggagagcagggaggccCTGGAGCAGGAACGCAACTCACGCAAACCCTCACCATACAAGTTCATCAAG TCCAACAAGCCAGTGGGAAAGGTGCAGGTGCACATAGCCGACCTGTCAGAAATCCCACGATGCAACTGTAAACCCACAGACCAACACCCCTGCAGCCTGGACTCCCAATGTCTCAACCGCATGCTGCAGTATGAGTGTCACTcacag GTGTGTCCAGCAGGTGATAGCTGTGAGAACCAATGCTTCTCGAAGCGTCTGTACTCTGAGACAGAGGTCATTAAGACAGAGGGTTGCGGCTGGGGCCTCAAGACCAACCAGGCCCTCAGGAAG GGAGATTTTGTGACAGAGTACGTGGGAGAGGTGATAGATTCAGAGGAGTGCCAGCAGCGAATCAAACGCGCTCATGAGAACCACGTGACCGACTTCTACATGCTCACTCTCACCAAG gACCGGGTGATAGATGCCGGGCCCAAAGGGAACTCCTCTCGCTTCATTAACCACAGCTGCAGCCCCAACTGTGAGACACAGAAATGGACTGTCAACGGAGACATACGCATAGGCCTCTTCACCCTGTGTGACATGGAGGCTG gcACTGAGCTGACGTTTAACTATAATCTGGACCTTATGGGTAACAGAAGGTCGTCGTGCCACTGTGGTGCTGAGAACTGCTCTGGCTTCCTGGGGGTGCGGCCTACG AGTGCGGTGGTGGAGGAGAAGGCGAGGAACGCTAAACTGAAGCCCAAGAAGCGTAAGCTGCGACCGGAGGGGAAACACACACATGAGTACATCTGTTTCTgctgtggagagggaggagagctggTCATGTGTGACAAGAAGGACTGTCCTAAAGCGTACCACCTGCTGTGTCTCAACCTCACCAAACCTCCATATG gccGTTGGGAGTGCCCGTGGcatgactgcagtgtgtgtggtgtcctaGCCTCATCCCTCTGTGACTTCTGCCCTCGCTCCTTCTGCCGGGATCATGAGGGGGGGGCTCTCAGCCCCTCTACCCTAGAGGGCCGCCCCTGCTGCTCCAACCACAACCCCCTCAGTCCCCTGGGCCCCAACACCAAccctgcacacactcacacacacccccctgGCACGGTCAACGTCAAAGAGGAGCCACAGGACCCTGAGGAGCACAGCCAGTAG
- the LOC109894919 gene encoding histone-lysine N-methyltransferase NSD3 isoform X2 — protein sequence MDFSFSFMQGIMGNTIQQPPQLIDSANIRQEGAYDTGSDEGGGPSYDTALEAEFSYPPSASEDMPPVSNGYPPGLGLYEPQAKFSMYPQFPNGSANGYGAIRGYGEHCLMPGEGTVLRAPVLQERPCSPLSPPPPSHHPHPHLHLHHPHYHHPHHYHPQPHPHPYPHSPLPLPSQHHLPPPPHLMSHVLPPPPPLLLPSTSPPPSLLDSTSSSHPPHTPPAPSSGILKKTSSPEIKLKIIKTYQNGRELFESALCGDLLQESQASEDSQTHSRHEMKMDNRKNTARLLEQEEGQEQDQEQEQGETIGQARDIQTQPQPQTQTHTQTPTQPRELPVGQTEKPQKTPIKAEPKSPKVQKQYPTVITGTGCYKNHEVGDLVWAKVGTYPWWPCMVSCDPQMNVHTRINTRGHREYHVQFFGSVAERAWVHEKRVVMYQGEHQFDELQAETLRKTTKTAERHKLMKPFPQRERAQWEVGVGHAEDAFLMTQQERIDNYTFIYVDPDPNAPPPTKKTPVRAASRTQSSSSSTSKKEEGAVTSPDRAEPARRQPRRQCSVPNADNPADLKIPEGEKDQSGDPGQPTPPARKTQSEEGGTQESCAPVRAWKTAAARKLLPLSITMKKLNVKITKCDQMWPLLQRKSLPSPQREREVEREEGEGRQADLGSFSPEGCRVKPEPSPEEEGDEGEERKEKEEKRSDQEAAQHTSSPGSQHNTPPGSQERKQQRRSVRSRSESEKGCEAVPKKKTKKEQAEMAPETTLRTGSQKGASEISDACKPLKKRSRASTDVEMASSQYRDTSDSDSRGLNDPQSLFGKSLDSPAAVDADASDSQSVDSSLSRQGSSTAKRDTVCQICEVYGEGLVSCEGDCCRLFHLECLGLTFLPEGTFTCLECRNGSHSCFSCKTGGGVVLCCSVVGCGRYYHDDCVHKLPGTVGGGTGGGFHCPQHTCTTCCLERDLHQAAKGHMMRCLRCPVAYHTGDSCVAAGSVVLTHHIMICSSHGITKRNGLLSSPVNVTWCFLCARGLLVQDLTDIILSSYAYKSHYLLTESNRAELKLPMIPSSWTATKKNIGKGEKLLCCALCPASFHPECLEMEMPEGAWSCRECRAGKKPHYKQIVWVKLGNYRWWPAEICNPRLVPPNIQTLRHDIGEFPVFFFGSHDYYWINQGRVFPYVENDKTPVTGQININKTFKKALEEAARRFQELKAQRESREALEQERNSRKPSPYKFIKSNKPVGKVQVHIADLSEIPRCNCKPTDQHPCSLDSQCLNRMLQYECHSQVCPAGDSCENQCFSKRLYSETEVIKTEGCGWGLKTNQALRKGDFVTEYVGEVIDSEECQQRIKRAHENHVTDFYMLTLTKDRVIDAGPKGNSSRFINHSCSPNCETQKWTVNGDIRIGLFTLCDMEAGTELTFNYNLDLMGNRRSSCHCGAENCSGFLGVRPTSAVVEEKARNAKLKPKKRKLRPEGKHTHEYICFCCGEGGELVMCDKKDCPKAYHLLCLNLTKPPYGRWECPWHDCSVCGVLASSLCDFCPRSFCRDHEGGALSPSTLEGRPCCSNHNPLSPLGPNTNPAHTHTHPPGTVNVKEEPQDPEEHSQ from the exons ATGGATTTCTCCTTTTCTTTCATGCAAGGGATCATGGGAAATACAATTCAGCAACCCCCTCAGCTCATTGACTCAGCCAACATCCGTCAGGAGGGCGCCTACGACACCGGTAGCGATGAGGGCGGAGGCCCCTCCTACGACACTGCCCTGGAAGCAGAGTTCTCCTACCCGCCCTCGGCCTCCGAGGACATGCCCCCAGTCTCCAACGGTTACCCTCCTGGGTTGGGGCTGTACGAGCCCCAGGCCAAGTTCTCCATGTACCCCCAGTTTCCCAATGGCTCGGCCAACGGCTATGGGGCCATCCGGGGCTACGGAGAGCACTGCCTCATGCCTGGGGAGGGAACGGTCCTGAGGGCCCCTGTCCTCCAAGAGAGACCCTGCTCCCCgctgtctcctcctccaccttcacaccacccacacccccacctccacctccatcacCCTCATTACCACCATCCTCATCACTACCACCCTCAACCTCACCCACATCCCTACCCTCACAGCCCTCTGCCCTTGCCCTCCCAACACCACCTCCCCCCACCACCTCACCTCATGTCCCAcgttctcccccctcctcccccattaCTCTTGCCCTCCACCAGCCCTCCCCCCTCCCTGCTGGACAGCACCTCCTCCTCACACCCCCCTCACACCCCCCCTGCTCCCTCCAGCGGGATCCTGAAGAAGACCAGCTCTCCAGAGATCAAACTGAAGATCATAAAGACGTACCAGAACGGGAGAGAGCTGTTTGAGTCTGCTCTGTGTGGAGACCTGCTGCAGGAGTCCCAGGCCAGCGAGGACTCCCAGACCCACAGCAGGCACGAGATGAAGATGGATAATAGGAAAAATACAGCCAGGCTGCTGGAGCAAGAAGAAGGGCAGGAGCAAGaccaggagcaggaacagggggAAACTATAGGGCAGGCCAGGGACATCCAGACCCAGCCACagccccagacccagacccacaCCCAGACCCCCACCCAGCCACGGGAGCTGCCTGTGGGGCAGACTGAGAAGCCACAGAAGACCCCCATCAAAGCAGAGCCCAAGTCACCTAAG gtccagaaGCAGTACCCTACAGTGATAACAGGTACAGGTTGCTATAAGAACCACGAGGTGGGGGACCTGGTGTGGGCCAAAGTGGGTACCTACCCCTGGTGGCCATGCATGGTCTCCTGTGACCCCCAGATGAACGTCCACACACGCATCAACACCCGag GTCACAGAGAGTACCATGTGCAGTTCTTTGGCAGTGTGGCAGAACGGGCCTGGGTCCATGAGAAGAGAGTGGTCATGTACCAGGGAGAACACCAGTTTGATGAGCTGCAGGCTGAGACTCTACGCAAGACCAccaagacagcagagagacacaaG ctgatGAAGCCCTTCCCCCAGAGAGAGCGTGCTCAGTGGGAGGTGGGCGTCGGCCATGCAGAGGACGCCTTCCTGATGACGCAGCAGGAACGCATCGACAACTATACCTTCATCTATGTCGACCCAGACCCCAACGCCCCCCCGCCCACCAAGAAGACCCCTGTCAGGGCTGCCAGCCGCACCCAAAGCTCCTCCAGCTCAACCAGTAAGAAAGAAGAAGGAGCAGTGACATCACCAGACCGGGCAGAGCCAGCCAGAAGACAGCCTCGTAGGCAGTGTAGTGTTCCTAATGCAGACAACCCAGCCGACCTCAAAATCCCGGAGGGGGAAAAGGACCAGAGCGGGGACCCTGGACAGCCCACCCCCCCAGCCCGGAAGACCCAGTCTGAAGAAGGGGGAACCCAGGAGTCCTGTGCTCCGGTACGAGCCTGGAAGACAGCCGCTGCCAGGAAGCTGCTGCCTCTCTCCATCACAATGAAGAAACTGAATGTAAAGATCACCAAGTGTGACCAAATGTGGCCTCTGCTACAGAGGAAGTCCCTGCCCTcaccacagagggagagagaggtggagagggaggagggagagggccgGCAGGCCGACCTGGGATCTTTTTCACCAGAG GGCTGTAGAGTTAAGCCAGAACCCAGTCCAGAGGAAGAGggtgatgagggagaggagagaaaggagaaggaggagaagagaagtgaCCAGGAAGCAGCACAGCACACCTCCTCTCCTGGGTCTCAGCACAACACCCCACCAG GTTCTCAGGAGCGTAAGCAGCAGCGCAGGTCAGTGAGGAGCAGATCTGAGTCAGAGAAAGGCTGTGAGGCCGTTCCCAAGAAGAAGACCAAAAAGGAACAG GCTGAGATGGCTCCTGAGACCACTCTGAGAACAGGCTCACAGAAAG gaGCCAGTGAGATCTCGGATGCCTGTAAGCCTCTGAAGAAACGCAGCAGAGCCTCCACAGATGTAGAGATGGCCTCCTCTCAGTACAGAGACACATCCGACTCTGACTCTAGAGGCCTCAACGACCCCCag AGTCTGTTTGGGAAGAGTTTGGACAGCCCAGCAGCAGTAGATGCCGACGCGTCTGACAGCCAGTCAGTGGACTCCAGTCTGTCCAGACAAGGAAGTAGCACAGCCAAGAGAGACACTGTCTGCCAG ATCTGTGAAGTGTATGGAGAGGGTCTGGTGTCGTGTGAAGGGGACTGCTGTCGGCTATTCCATCTGGAGTGCCTGGGCCTCACCTTCCTACCTGAGGGCACATTTACCTGTCTGGAATGTAGAAACG gCTCTCACTCGTGTTTCAGCTGTAAGACggggggaggggtggtgttgtgCTGCTCTGTGGTTGGCTGCGGGCGATATTACCATGATGACTGCGTGCACAAACTCCCTGGTACTGTGGGGGGTGGTACGGGCGGGGGGTTCCACTGCCCCCAACATACCTGCACCACCTGCTGCCTGGAGAGAGACCTGCACCAAGCTGCCAAAG GACATATGATGCGTTGTCTGCGCTGCCCGGTGGCGTACCACACAGGGGACAGCTGCGTTGCAGCGGGCAGTGTGGTCCTCACCCACCACATCATGATCTGCAGCAGCCATGGCATCACCAAGAGGAAcggcctcctctcctcacccgtCAACGTGACCTGGTGCTTCCTCTGTGCCCGAG GACTGTTAGTGCAGGACCTTACTGACATCATATTAAGTTCATATGCCTATAAGTCCCACTACCTTCTGACTGAGTCAAATCGTGCTGAGTTGAAATTACCTATGATTCCCTCTTCTTGGACAGCTACCAAAAAGAATATTGGGAAAG GAGAGAAGCTGCTGTGCTGTGCATTGTGCCCGGCGTCGTTCCACCCAGAGTGTTTGGAGATGGAGATGCCAGAGGGGGCGTGGTCCTGCAGGGAGTGTAGGGCAGGAAAGAAACCCCACTACAAACAGATCGTCTGGGTCAAACTGGGAAACTACAG GTGGTGGCCAGCGGAGATCTGTAACCCTCGCCTGGTGCCTCCCAACATCCAGACGCTCCGTCACGACATCGGAGAATTCCCCGTCTTCTTCTTTGGTTCCCATGACTACTACTGGATCAACCAGGGCCGTGTGTTCCCCTACGTGGAGAATGACAAAACCCCTGTCACTGGCCAAATCAACATCAACAAGACCTTCAAGAAAG CTCTGGAGGAGGCTGCTCGGAGGTTCCAGGAGCTCAAGGCtcagagggagagcagggaggccCTGGAGCAGGAACGCAACTCACGCAAACCCTCACCATACAAGTTCATCAAG TCCAACAAGCCAGTGGGAAAGGTGCAGGTGCACATAGCCGACCTGTCAGAAATCCCACGATGCAACTGTAAACCCACAGACCAACACCCCTGCAGCCTGGACTCCCAATGTCTCAACCGCATGCTGCAGTATGAGTGTCACTcacag GTGTGTCCAGCAGGTGATAGCTGTGAGAACCAATGCTTCTCGAAGCGTCTGTACTCTGAGACAGAGGTCATTAAGACAGAGGGTTGCGGCTGGGGCCTCAAGACCAACCAGGCCCTCAGGAAG GGAGATTTTGTGACAGAGTACGTGGGAGAGGTGATAGATTCAGAGGAGTGCCAGCAGCGAATCAAACGCGCTCATGAGAACCACGTGACCGACTTCTACATGCTCACTCTCACCAAG gACCGGGTGATAGATGCCGGGCCCAAAGGGAACTCCTCTCGCTTCATTAACCACAGCTGCAGCCCCAACTGTGAGACACAGAAATGGACTGTCAACGGAGACATACGCATAGGCCTCTTCACCCTGTGTGACATGGAGGCTG gcACTGAGCTGACGTTTAACTATAATCTGGACCTTATGGGTAACAGAAGGTCGTCGTGCCACTGTGGTGCTGAGAACTGCTCTGGCTTCCTGGGGGTGCGGCCTACG AGTGCGGTGGTGGAGGAGAAGGCGAGGAACGCTAAACTGAAGCCCAAGAAGCGTAAGCTGCGACCGGAGGGGAAACACACACATGAGTACATCTGTTTCTgctgtggagagggaggagagctggTCATGTGTGACAAGAAGGACTGTCCTAAAGCGTACCACCTGCTGTGTCTCAACCTCACCAAACCTCCATATG gccGTTGGGAGTGCCCGTGGcatgactgcagtgtgtgtggtgtcctaGCCTCATCCCTCTGTGACTTCTGCCCTCGCTCCTTCTGCCGGGATCATGAGGGGGGGGCTCTCAGCCCCTCTACCCTAGAGGGCCGCCCCTGCTGCTCCAACCACAACCCCCTCAGTCCCCTGGGCCCCAACACCAAccctgcacacactcacacacacccccctgGCACGGTCAACGTCAAAGAGGAGCCACAGGACCCTGAGGAGCACAGCCAGTAG